The Hydra vulgaris chromosome 14, alternate assembly HydraT2T_AEP genome includes the window CTTAAAAAAATCACGGTGTTTAGCCCCTCAGCTTATTcgtgaataaaaaagaaataagattaaaaatttcattaagatATGCTTAGACGTTTTAAATGACGTTTATTAAGGGCGTAACTTAGGCGTTTCAAAgttatggttttattttcatGTCAAGTTTACAAcagcaaaaacaacaataataaactatttattttccatttataatcatttttacaatagtaataaaatatatatttatatatatataataataatataaacattaaaacaactataatcataattataaagatataataagataacaaaattaaatatgaaaaaaaaaaatgacacaattgatcaaaggagtgacattAGTAAGTgttacattttttctaaaatgaataaaataaataaactgaaagaaaattaatgaaccaaaatgaataaaatgaagAAGCTgacaactataaattttaaacgcccaaaatttatcaataaattttgattttagtttagtcagtaataaaactttcaaaattgttttcttaCGAATAGCTATAAGTTGGGGGGCGGGGGTGGTGTGATCTTTTGCtgggaataattttaaatataaaaaaattaacttctaaaatattaaatagtataaattataaaatattaattatcaaataattataaaatttcaaaataattttcaaatttcaaataattatcaaatttcataaaatgaaaagataataataagaaaaataatatgaaaataggAGAACTAccgaattaaaaatattctcttgTTGTCCAACTTCACATTTCCTTTTTCCagaaaaaacttcataaatacctaataaaattatattaactaattctttaaaataaatatataagtaatttaaacaaaaaaacattaaattactaATTTGTCATAAGAGcactaaaaaagtttaagactaatttattaacattaaatgaaaaatatagttgaataaaaaaagtagaaagcaaaaatatttgtcagtaaaaaaaaaaaaaaggtaataatgtaccaaaaatataaaattaataagctaaaaagacaatttttctTCGAAAAATTGTGTTCAGGCAAAgtatttaatgatttaaagttttatttttttaaatccaattattattgttaattaatgataattttgggaataattttttaacattttcgaTACACtgattgtataaaaaaatgtgagaaaaacaacaataaaactaacTTCATTTAGTGATGTCTAATGATTTAATGGTGTACGTTGATTTAAGAAAGCCTGATGATATAAGGATGTCCGATAATTTAACGATGTCTGATGATTTAGTAATGTCCGATAATTtaacgaaaataataaaactaatttcattTAGTGATGTTCGATGATTTTGTGATGTCCGATGATTTAGTAATGTTTGTTTTactacaaactttttaaaaacaagttgaaatctcaaaacattttgttactgtttttaatgatctgtttatttttttagtttcataatTATATCCATATTCCAGCTAGCAAACGACCGGGGCTGGCCACCGACCAGGTATTTTTCTGTGGCTACGGCTGGTTCTAAGGACGGGGCTGCATAAATATTGGTGCATattgacttatttttatatattatattaatatgcACCAATAGTTATACAGCCCCATGCAAAAAACCTGGCTTTGGCCCAGGTCAAATACTAGCCCCAGTCGTTTACTAATTTCAACTGtgcaacttaaaaatttaaactttcacaaattcagaaagaaatcttttttctttattttaacattttttacgTTTCTAGCtactaacatttttttcttgtttaggGTTCAGTGTTTCCAGACTTCTGacatagaaattaaaaaaataataaaaaaagaaaacaaaaaaaaagtctttaaaagttTAGAACAAACGAAATCGTTTTGCAATCATTACAAACAACAGCTTAATTTGCATGGATGccgtaaataaatttaaagtttatttatctcaAATCTGTGAGTGTGTCTTAAAGTGAGTCCTGAAGTTGTTTTCGGTTGATTCGGTGAccatacttaaaaataaaatattttgatctaACCCAGATTAAAACCCACATATCCTATTGAATTTGTAGGTTTTAAGTCAAGTGGTTAAACCACTAACTTAAgcattgagtttaaaaaatattttttaaaatattattcaccTACCCAAGGCTGAGGGAGCTATTAAAAccaaggaggctactttttttttttttagttgtggttacaaccctcactcaactctttaactctgaaacaaaattatataaacacaGTTGTAAAGACTAGGTGTGTCCTTACCACTGTGGCCTTTCCATTTAGTTTTGATAACGAAAAATGTAacgaaaaaatttatacatatataaacttttatttaacaattactcaatttaaaaataattactaaatttatcgtttaatttttgtttatttattcatcaaaaaaatatttacttaaatatttccttatatatattataaatttatttactattagaATTTATCAAAGAAGAACTATtatgttaaacattaaaacatgtaacattaaaataaagataaataaattatatttttcattgttaatttttacatattcatttaagaatgtttatttttacaccagtaagtaacaataaaattgcaaataattgTAAGCAATAAATCAGTATGCAATTACAAATAATTGtaagaaataaatcaaaatacaaTTACAAGTAATTGTAAGTAGTAACCAtacaatttgaaataattataaatagtaacCCAGTGGGCAaaggacgtaaaaaagacgtcttttaaacgtctatTGAACGTTtcggacgtcttttgaacgttcaaaagacgtcttatttaggtcctgtgcccactgggaagtaaccatacaatttaaaataattataagtagTAAGTAACCAtacaatttgaaataattataagtaGTAAGTAACCATACAACAAATAATACACAGATTAACTATACTACCTTTGCCATTAAAACACACAACCAGGGGGTTCAGTTTTTTTATCATCTCAACAATAGAACTTTTTCCACTTTTGATTTCAGAActaaattttcatttcaataatttttattaaaaaaattattaaaataataactaaaagaaAAGCAAAACTTATAAATACAACCCCTCCCCCCTTACCTCCttcctaaacaaaaaaatgtttacaaactttGTTAACTCTGCTGCAGACCTTGTTGTTCTGGAAACAATATTAGTCATACCAATTTTGTACTGTAAACATTTATAATCATTTTGCCAAGTTAGTGGTTCGCTTATCAATCCACTTTCAAACAACAATGGCCCTGAAGAGAGTGTAGATGATGAAATATGATGAAGTATCATTGAAGgatttttaaatacttgaagAATCTCAAAAATGATCCcgttattaaatgaaaaattactgtagaaaaatttataaaactataaaaacctTTATAACATTTATAGAAAACTTTGTTTCTGGCAATAAAAATACAGTTAAAAGACTCACAAAAATGGTTGTTATTTCCAGAGTAATGATGGCCTCGATATGCAGAAACTAACCCTGGATTAATACCAACCTATATAAAAAAGagcataaaaaatgtaaaaacattttatctataataatcttaaaataaatacttttaaaaataaaactgtatacTAATCAACATTAAATCTTTACATCACTTTCTATCATCTGGTTTAGAGGTTCTCCTAGCAACCTTTTTATGCACATAACACTCTAtcagtaataaattttaagaagCCCTAAACAAGTTTCACAATTATAATTTGCCAAggaaaataaaaccatttagaTTTTGATAATGACTGATAAcatgtttaaacataaatacattTTCGCAGTTCCTAACTATAAACACGGACTATTGTTGCGTATATTAACCACTATTGTTGTATGTATTAACCATTATTATTGTATGTATTAACCAGCATTGTTGTATACATTAATCATTAATGTTGTATacatttatcatatatattacCCAGTATTGTTGTATATATTAATCATTAATGTTGCATATATTAACCGCTATTGTTGtatatattaattactatttttgtatatattaaccattaatattgtatatataaaccACTATcaggtattttaaaataaccaaaacTTACAAAGATAATATCTAAATGTTCTTCAAGAAGGTCTGGTACCATAAACTTCATAACCTCTACTTCAGACAACCCACCAAGTTTTTTATCTGGAGCATAGagtctttctttttttgactGCCTTATCTTTTTACGCTTAGTAGCACTAGTATCATCTTGCAATTCTTCACCTTCCTTTCTTTTtgaactttagaaaaaaattatatgtacaGGGCTCAATTTAACGTTTGGACATGGCCACCCCCAGACTGTTTTTGAGATCTGATTTACGAGGAATCAACCATTGttggttttttttgaaaaaatcaacaattttttgttgCCCTCTTTTAGCAGGTCTCAAGAATAGTCCAAAGGGCGGCAATGTCCGGCTGTTAAATTGAGCCCTgtataaatgtaattaataaCAGTAGCAGTTTGTAACAAGCATCTTATGAGTGACTTTCTGTAAGAACAAGagtaagataaaaattttaaatagtgattcacttactttttaactttgtaatcaattttttgtattatttatttttatttggtgacattttttgtatatcttCGTTAATATTAGtgtttagaaaacaatttagtgtttattattattgttagtgCTGTTTAGGTGCATTGTCTgtcttatttacattttaaatattcttctaataatctttattttttgtcttgacaactgtcaaaatatgctttgttcgAAAAATAAtcctcctttattctaatgtacttcatttcttccctcaggcgttcactgctcgtgtgtgaccattcggcgaattttatatatgtcagaattatatatatgccaaagtttttaaacaaaagtgataaaattgataattttttaataagttgttaCTATTCATACTAAAAGCTttattctaaaagttttttaaaaatatttatttgttctcTAGACATTGGACTTAAAAGTTTGACAACTTTTATTAGGAATCTTGACCAAATGGTATCAAGAGCacttttaaacttgaaaatagAACAAACTATAGATTTTTCAATGgatattttacttgtttattgtttattggcTAGTTtagaactaaaaataataaaatatataaagtaaacattttGGCCTGTAATTAAAGTAcacaaaaattcattttttttgtcatttttaactttcatcATTCACCTAAAGTAgtaactctatttttttaaattatcataaatcTTTATCTAGCATATTACCTAAAAATACTTATGATTAATTAAGGGTGAGGCTCAAATTAAGGGTGAGGCTCAAAATCTAACTTAAAAACCTAGTTATAACCGATTAGTGCAATTTCTGTGAATTAACAATTGCTAAAGCCTTGGGTTTAcagtaaaactttaattataaaaatgaatattggCGTTTCATCTCCcatatgcataaaaaaatacctATATGGTATTgcaatataagaaaaaaataacatggatttctttttttgattgagAGCCGCCTTCTGTAAGAATAAAGCAGAGTTCATTAGGGAGTAGGGTGGgttgaaaaatgaaaagttttaacaaatcaAAAGGTGCCCGCTTCTAATACCTAGCTTGGTGTCCCCTTCTAATACCATCCTAATACCTGGCTTTTGATCTGTAAAACacatttacaaagaaaaaagtcattgtttattatttttagccAACCTACTTGGGTTCAAGTctcaaaatgtaaaaatcttGACATTTTTGTGGGTTTAAAAGtgcaaactatattttttattgttttttaattgaattagtgactagggtgtcccaaaaaacaacatttttgaaaataatctgctctcaccccctaaatgtgttgtatctaatacaaaaacactaggtttaaaatttttttgaataaaaaatattttaggggtCCTTCAaaaccctcgaatatttaatgggtcccttatattttcaaaaaaaaagtttttcaaaaatatgtcaacctggtactcaaatgaagcaaaattatataaaaatttcaaaaataatattcattttgaaaaaaatttaacttattaaaattatcataaaaacacataaaaaatgcatttttttcattttttgttaaaaaacgtagtcttttatgtaataaaaccaaatataacaatttttattcaaaatgaatattaattgtgaaatttttatataatttagctttatttgagtaccaggttgacatacttttgaaaaatattagggacccattaaatatttgagggtcttgagggaccccttaaaatattttttatttagaaaaattttaaacctagtgtcaTCCTATTAGTGACATTTCAATATATTACATCTATGTTCAAATTAATGATCAAGATGCAAAATCCTTACAACTGAagtgttatttatatataaagcacaaaaaatatacaagatattacaatttaaaatcactttttgaTGTGAAATTTTCAACTAATTTCCGGGACCTAATTTTGTTTCAATCTCTGCAATCGTGTCCAACCACAGAAGCTGAAGCTTTTGTAAcaggttttatatatttttctacatTTTGGCTGTGACACTCATATGTGCCATTGGGAAAATAGGgtcattttataataacatgcagctttgaaattaattttgggCTTTAGAAATACTCTTACATCTTCATTCATTAGGGGATAATCACTTACACTAAAATTAACTTCATTGTCATCATCACTCTCAACCGTTTCTTATACAAAATTATCTTCTATTACCTTCTAGAATCTTCTATGAGGCTTTTtgaatgcaaaattttattaactgctTTTGGCTAAAATTCCAATGAGAATTTTTCATCatgagcaaaataaaaattattatttataactttattacaaATGTTCTTAGCATTTGAATCAGGAAATTTATTGATTCTTTGAATCACATTGAATAGGTTTTTGGAGccattacttaaatattttttaatcttgatatTAAACCAACTAAATAGCAAAAAGCTTTAGATTTATAGTAGATTTGGAAATAGATACATAATACCACAAGATTCTGCACGCTAATGTTAGCCAATGAGAATAGTTTATATGGCTAACTTCTAAATCATCATCTATGTTCCCTGTGATTACACCCCAACAGATGCCATAAGCATAGTATTGGTCAGTTGATAAGACATTGATGACTTTATTGTCTAGTATGACAaattttgaacttaatttaACAGCATCCCATTTGGAAACATCGCCATTCAGCTGGGAATCAATGGCTCCAGAAAATTTATCTTTCCCTTTGGTAGTTGCATCAATTTCCATAAAAATATGCCTTAAGGTAACTCATTTAGATGCAAAatgcaaatatatttgtaataaatgtaaTTGAACTTCTAGGAAAACTTCCAAATATTTAATGGAATCATGTGATTGACCAATAttaaaattgccttaactaaGTTCAGCCTTGTTTGAAGCCCTGTTCCCTGTAGTGTTTTGATTATTTCATGTGCACTTTTTGGTGTGATGTGATCAAGGTAAAAGTCTTAAAGTCTGAAAATATGAATTTCCAATAACAGATAccgaattttttataaatataggtaaattagttttcatattttatagaTGCTTGATTGGTACATCAAATAATTGATTTGTCTTTTCTATAAATCTTACTGcatctgttttatattttcctCCTATTTGTCAtagtttacaaatttataaaaattttcaatataactGCTTTCGTTTTAACTCTAATGACAGATATTGAACAAACATAATTTACCTATATAATGAATAGTTCTACACTAACATCTCTATGAACACTGTCTTTTCTATAGCTTTTAAAGTAGAGAAATTTTTCAATCACTTGCTTTAAAGTGAGAAGTTTTCCAAAAAGAAATTTCAATCACTTGGTTTATAGCATTCatccaaaatatattttttcttgttgaaaCTTTGATGATACtttgtatttgaaaaacaaacaaatagatATTAAATCTGTCAATCTGTTAATCAATCAATCAGTTAAATCTGGAAGAAAAGTctatttgattttagttttctgtatataactttttaaatttagatgttaaaaaaaatgtcatagaataaaagttatttaaaattaaatttttcatcttttagtgttaaatttatacataataaacatatattaggcattttataaagaattaaatttttacccTAAGAAACTTTTTAGGTCTTTTATATAACCTCAACTGGGTCGGCT containing:
- the LOC100203258 gene encoding G/T mismatch-specific thymine DNA glycosylase isoform X2, with the protein product MEKMSCYFSKRKEGEELQDDTSATKRKKIRQSKKERLYAPDKKLGGLSEVEVMKFMVPDLLEEHLDIIFVGINPGLVSAYRGHHYSGNNNHFWPLLFESGLISEPLTWQNDYKCLQYKIGMTNIVSRTTRSAAELTNSEIKSGKSSIVEMIKKLNPLVVCFNGKGIYEVFSGKRKCEVGQQENIFNSAVYVMPSTSGLVTQYPRKDDKLVFFQQLKELRDRLKNQTKND